DNA from Macrobrachium rosenbergii isolate ZJJX-2024 chromosome 21, ASM4041242v1, whole genome shotgun sequence:
aaaggtaagaaaacaaaatcacacTTCAATCAGAAGCCACCTCGTTTTTCTTCCAGGAAGTTAGAAGCAACCAGTTGATATTCCATTCAGAATTCCTTCCAGGGTTCTTTCTCTCCTTGTCCCTGGGAATAAGGACATGATGCCGACggtggaaatggaaaaaaagggaatgggcgggtgtgaggaggaggaggaggaggaggaggaggtagggtaTAAGGTCCTCACGCCtggattattttcatcttcaaaatacAGAAGCGAATTTCCGAATCTCTCCCCTTTTTCGACAGAGGTACTCTGTCTTCTGTTCTCTCACCCtcactcttccctccctctcccctcccctttcatccacctccttcttccctcgccatccccctcccctctcctccccctcccctctccctccaacATCCTTCTTCCtcaacccctcctcctccattcccactcttcttccctcccactacccctcccctcccatctccctctccccctccggTTCCTCTCCATATCCTCCCtatctccttcctccctcctatcTCCCCCCTTCGTCTCGCATGTCGGCTTCCAGGGTTCTTAAACCTCCTGGAAGAAGAGCTGGAAATGTATCTTTGTTTACTGCCCTGTTGAATACGTTTACGGCGGCAGCCAAAGGGGTTTTCCAGCTGCCGTGCAATGCTGGAATACCGGGCAGCACGCTGGAATGCTTCCAGGGACTTCTTCGGTTCCTCTTCGTAGGTTTCCAGCTCACGCTGTGATCGTCTCCTTTGACGCTGAGTTGCTGGAGTCTCTGGaatgttatatttatgtatgtatgtatgtatgtatgtatgtatgtatgtatgtatgtatgtatgtatgtatgtatgtatgtatgtgtatttatatatatacacatacatacatacatacatacatacatacataataaatataacattccAGAGACTCCAGCAACTCAGCTGGAAAcctacaagaatatatatatatatatatatatatatatatatatatatatatatatatatatatatatatatatatatatatatacatatatatatatatatatatatatatatatatatatatatacacacacagtatatacatatatatattatatacatagtcgTTCTCTTACAGTGCTGTATACTTTGACAGCAAGTCTCAACAAACCGTCTGCTTTTgcgtaaaacttatttttttccggCCGCTCCAATTTTTCAGACATCCAGTTATGGCTCGCTCGTTAAGGTTTGAAAAAGGACCGTGAAACTGCTCTTCCATTGAtgtgaaaaatgtcatttttagatCCGCTTCTATTATAGCtacgtatttattttatttttacttttttaatgagtgagtgggatctcttctttctgtatttccttttatctcctcttacttcttcctaatgaacaccatgatattctttggaagcttcttgaatttcaagtcagtggcccctttggtgggcttgttctatatgaataggtttcatcttctgaataataataataataataataataataataataataataataataataataataataataataataataatagcattagtcactaaaatggtgaagaaatccacagtggtgtagcttaaagatatatatatatatatatatatatatatatatatatatatatatatatatatatatatatatatatatatatatacatatacatatacatatacatattgtggatatatatatattatatatatataatatataataatatgtacatacataaccTAATAATGGATTCCTTcaccaatgataatgataataatagtaataaaaactactgaaaaatagctaaatccccagagaaaaaaaatactcaacaAGAATTCAAAAGGTGTATGAAGTCTTTTTCGTCCTAATGGGACTACTCTCGACTTGACTTTCCTTTTGAGGGTTCACCTCCTTTtgatatactatttatatatatacatatttttatatcaatattcgTCTTTATTCGGCCGGATATTTCGGGGAGAGATGACGGTAACATGCCTGCTGTTGAGCCGATTTCCCCGTCTGAAGTGGAGATTTTCGGTATCACTGATATTGgagatgaataataatatgataatgtgGATTGGATCTATAAAGATGGCTTGGGGGAGGGAGGTGTTCCTTTCCAAGTCAGTCcaggatttttgttttcttttgccaCTGCTGCTTTTCTTGGTGGTGCTACTTTTGCTGCTACTGTTGCTGCTCTTTTTGCGCTTAATATTGGCCTTTCTAATCATCCTGCTTCTACTGCTGAGGACATTGCTAATATTTCTGTTGCTGTAACTGCTTTtgtttctgctgctttttctgatactgctgaAGGTTTTGCTACTGGTTCTGTTGTTGTAAGTGGTTCTGCCTCTGCTGCTTTTTTCTGCTGTTGCTGAAGGTGTCGCTACTGTTTCTGCTGTCGTAactgcttttgtttctgttgctttttttctGCTACGGTTTCTGTTGTAACTGCTTTTTGTTTCTGCTGCTAATTCTGCATCTTTTGCTACTGATACTGCTGAAGATGTTGCTGCTGTTTCTGTTGCTGTAACTGCTTTGTTTCTGCTGATACTTCTGTTTCTTTTGCTGTTGCTGGAAATATTGCCACTGTTTCTGCTGTTGTAACTGCTTTTGTTTCTGCTACTACTTCTGTTTCTTTTGATACTGCTGAAAATGTAGCTACTGCTTCTGTAACTGCTTTTGTTTCTGCTGCTACTTCTGCTGCTGGAAATGAAGATGTTGTAACTGCTTTTGTTTCTGCTGCTAATTCTGCttcttttgctgctgctgctgctgaagaTGTTGCTGCTGTTTCTATTGCTGTAACTGCttttgtttctgctgctgctacttctgtttctcctgctgctgctgttgccaaTACTTCTGCTCCGTATTCGAAATTCTGCATCATTCGAAGATTGATCATCGCCTCTCAGGAAACATTATGCCATAACCCTTTCTTCACAGCTTCCCAAAACCATTTTTCACGCGGGTCTATGCAAAGATTCTTCAAGGAATGGATTCTCTCGCGTTCCTCCTCTGCCCTATATTCATTGTCTGAATATTCCTCTTGTCATTTCTCTGTAGCTTTCATTCGGTTCCACGAACGAAGAAATACTCacagtcttgaaatggagaaacgaatccacatTTATgcatatctaaaaaatatatatctaaatatatctgaagtatatatctatatctgaatgtat
Protein-coding regions in this window:
- the LOC136849445 gene encoding uncharacterized protein; the protein is MINLRMMQNFEYGAEVLATAAAGETEVAAAETKAVTAIETAATSSAAAAAKEAELAAETKAVTTSSFPAAEVAAETKAVTEAVATFSAVSKETEVVAETKAVTTAETVAIFPATAKETEVSAETKQLQQQKQQQHLQQYQ